A part of Capsicum annuum cultivar UCD-10X-F1 chromosome 6, UCD10Xv1.1, whole genome shotgun sequence genomic DNA contains:
- the LOC107875993 gene encoding uncharacterized protein LOC107875993, with translation MQPPHQHSRIDLSELKAQIVKKLGPEGSKQYFHYLSRLLSLKISKVEFDKLCFRILGRENVPLHNQFIRSILRNACSAKVPPPINEGGIVKPGVAVGSKEPLDVAYDQNGVHVSSNQASVQPGLSNGDVLTLSPRKARTGFRDRRAGDRCSVLGPNGKNNFAFQQATMVESIGFDKENGDLHPSNVNGGLHHHQGIMQQTDDERQVFNQETGKISVMKRSLQNSVSLQNRKDKSRDNGKEMHARSQLQAPLGVPFCPVSVGGARRPVPLAADSRCVSSSSFGALLDSVTLRERMEQIAAEQGFDGMATDCANLLNNGLDCYLKGLIRSCLQLVGARSGHEPTTNNANKQQAYMKLVNGLRPGHHLQMNGGRLSEAVHEYAPGNLASLQDFRVAMELNPRQLGEDWPLLLEKITQAAEE, from the coding sequence ATGCAACCGCCACACCAGCATTCCCGGATTGATCTTTCTGAATTGAAAGCTCAAATAGTGAAGAAACTTGGACCGGAGGGTTCAAAGCAGTATTTTCATTACTTAAGTAGGTTATTGAGCTTGAAGATTAGCAAGGTTGAGTTCGATAAGCTTTGTTTTAGGATTTTGGGGAGAGAAAATGTTCCCTTGCATAATCAGTTCATTCGTTCTATTCTGAGAAATGCGTGTAGTGCAAAAGTTCCTCCACCAATTAATGAAGGTGGTATTGTGAAGCCTGGTGTAGCAGTTGGAAGTAAAGAGCCTTTAGATGTTGCGTATGACCAAAATGGAGTGCATGTTTCCTCAAACCAGGCTTCAGTTCAACCGGGTTTGTCCAATGGTGACGTGTTGACATTATCTCCTCGGAAGGCTAGAACAGGATTTCGTGATCGTAGGGCTGGGGATCGTTGTAGTGTGCTTGGACCAAATGGGAAGAATAATTTTGCTTTTCAACAAGCAACTATGGTGGAATCAATTGGCTTTGATAAGGAAAATGGGGATTTGCATCCATCTAATGTCAATGGGGGATTGCATCATCATCAAGGAATCATGCAACAAACAGATGATGAAAGGCAGGTATTCAATCAAGAAACTGGCAAAATTTCTGTTATGAAGAGATCACTGCAAAATTCAGTATCTTTACAGAACAGAAAAGACAAATCTAGAGATAATGGAAAAGAGATGCATGCTAGGAGTCAACTCCAAGCTCCCCTTGGGGTTCCATTTTGTCCGGTTAGTGTAGGTGGAGCACGTAGACCAGTACCTTTAGCAGCAGATAGTAGATGTGTTAGCTCTTCTAGTTTTGGTGCTTTGTTGGACAGTGTAACTCTGAGGGAACGCATGGAGCAGATTGCTGCAGAACAGGGATTTGATGGGATGGCCACGGATTGTGCCAATCTGTTGAACAATGGTTTGGATTGTTACTTAAAAGGCTTAATCAGATCATGTCTCCAACTTGTGGGAGCAAGGTCAGGGCATGAACCTACAACAAACAACGCCAATAAGCAGCAGGCGTATATGAAGCTCGTTAATGGTCTCAGACCAGGTCATCATTTACAGATGAATGGTGGTAGATTGTCAGAAGCTGTACATGAATATGCTCCTGGGAACCTGGCATCGTTGCAAGATTTTAGGGTTGCCATGGAGCTAAACCCCCGGCAACTTGGTGAAGACTGGCCACTGCTGCTCGAGAAAATAACACAAGCAGCTGAGGAATAA
- the LOC107874750 gene encoding E3 ubiquitin-protein ligase RSL1, with translation MAQESALDLSCDDFYFSLLFDEIQNVENFIISDDTYAEKLQDQEVIMISTISNRSSTISPAEESVDVREIGESSLSFCEICAERKETDQMFTIETCSHVYCTDCVSKHVSIKIQDKTHVVTCPGAACRGLLDFETCISIIPNDVRNMWGELLCESLILASEKFYCPYKDCSAMLVNDGDVIVMESECPVCRRLFCAQCYVPWHCGVECDEFQRLNADERGREDLMVRELAKAKQWTRCPHCCFFVEKTEGCLHMTCRCGSQFCYKCGVTWDARHYC, from the coding sequence ATGGCACAAGAATCAGCCCTTGATCTTTCTTGTGATGATTTTTACTTCTCATTACTATTTGACGAAATCCAAAACGTCGAAAACTTTATAATATCAGATGACACGTACGCCGAGAAACTCCAGGATCAAGAAGTTATAATGATTTCAACAATTTCTAATCGAAGCTCAACGATCTCCCCTGCAGAGGAGAGTGTAGATGTGCGTGAAATCGGTGAATCGTCGTTAAGTTTCTGCGAGATCTGTGCAGAGAGAAAAGAAACTGATCAAATGTTCACAATTGAAACATGCAGCCATGTTTATTGTACTGATTGCGTTAGCAAGCACGTCTCAATAAAAATCCAGGACAAAACGCACGTTGTGACATGTCCTGGTGCAGCATGCAGGGGTCTTCTTGATTTCGAGACTTGTATTTCGATTATCCCTAATGATGTGCGTAACATGTGGGGTGAGTTGCTGTGTGAATCACTTATTCTTGCCTCGGAGAAATTCTACTGTCCGTACAAGGATTGTTCGGCCATGCTTGTGAACGATGGAGATGTTATCGTTATGGAATCGGAGTGTCCTGTTTGCAGGAGATTGTTCTGTGCGCAGTGTTATGTCCCGTGGCATTGTGGAGTTGAGTGTGATGAGTTTCAGAGATTGAATGCAGATGAAAGAGGAAGAGAGGATCTAATGGTGAGGGAATTAGCAAAGGCTAAACAGTGGACTAGATGTCCTCACTGCTGTTTTTTTGTGGAGAAAACAGAAGGGTGCTTGCATATGACTTGCAGGTGCGGATCACAATTTTGCTATAAGTGTGGTGTGACTTGGGACGCACGTCATTATTGTTGA